The following are encoded together in the bacterium genome:
- a CDS encoding CopD family protein → MLILYFISVTIHILFAAIWFGGSVLVILLYQHESKSINYFRSDSSNNYSMIQAFRKLSWVCFFLLFVTGLYNLFVRGYSWYDLFSSEFWVGYFGETLLVKLVLFAWVLTSAIVNDYLLRNLIAGKLYIKTEETIRLFQRSLFLLRANLVLGFCILICAVMLVRGRPW, encoded by the coding sequence TTGCTTATACTTTATTTTATATCCGTTACTATTCATATTCTCTTTGCTGCCATTTGGTTCGGAGGATCCGTTCTGGTTATTTTGCTATATCAGCATGAGAGTAAGTCGATAAATTATTTTAGAAGCGATTCGTCTAACAACTATTCGATGATTCAAGCGTTTCGTAAGTTAAGCTGGGTTTGTTTTTTTCTTCTATTTGTTACAGGCTTATACAATCTCTTTGTTCGCGGGTACAGCTGGTATGATCTTTTCAGCTCGGAATTCTGGGTTGGATATTTTGGAGAAACTCTGTTAGTAAAATTAGTGCTCTTTGCCTGGGTTCTCACCAGCGCTATTGTAAACGACTACTTATTAAGGAATCTGATTGCCGGTAAACTGTATATCAAAACTGAAGAAACGATTCGATTATTCCAGAGATCATTGTTTCTGCTTAGAGCTAACCTGGTATTGGGGTTTTGTATATTAATCTGCGCAGTCATGTTGGTTCGCGGACGACCGTGGTAA